The Candidatus Methylomirabilota bacterium genome includes the window CGGCCGCAGGGCCAGGTAGCGCAGGCCGAGCGAGCTGCGGACCCAGCTCCCCTCCGGCTGGCCGATGATGGCGTCGTGCGAGATCCATCCGCGGTCGGAATGGAAGGTCTCGGACTTGCGCAGGAACAGCAGATGGCGATTGCCGCGCTGGTCGATCAGCAGCACCTGCTCGCCGTCCTGGAAGGGCAGCGCTTCGCTCACTGGCCGTGACGAGGGGCGGGCAGGGCGAGGGTCACGCCGAACGCCGCCAGCGGCATCAGCGCGCAGGTCCACAGGACCGCGGGCAGCCCCCAGTGGTCGGCGATCACGCCGAGCAGGGCCACGCCGAGCCCACCCGCGCCGATGGCGAGCCCCACGATGAGGCCTGCCGCCATGCCGGCGTGGCGAGGCAGATAGGCCTGGCCCAGCACGACGGACACCGTGAAGCTGGACACCAGCGCCGCGCCGAAGAGTCCGAGCGCGACGAAGGCGGAGATCCCGCGGGAGACGAGAAAGAGGGCGCCCAGCGGGGCGGCGACGAGCAGCGCCCACCTCATGAGCGGTCGCGGCCCCCAGCGATCGGCCAGCGGGCCGGCGATCACCGTGCCGAGCGCGCCCGCGCCCAGGAACACGAACAGCAGCGGGCCGACCAGCCGGGGATCCGCCCCCAGGTAGTCGATGTAGTAGAAGGGGACGAACGTGATGAACCCGAGCTGGGCCCAGGAGCGGATCGTCACCATGAGCATCAGCAGCGCCATGGCCTGCGGCATGTCGATTCCGGTCCTGACCGCGCGCGTCGCTCCCGCCGCGCCGGCGGCCGGCCGGCCGAGCACGGGCAGCGCGGCGACGAGCAGCGCTCCCATCGCGGCCGTGGGCACCAGCATGCCCAGGCTGCCGGCGAGCCCCATCCCGGCGAGCAGCGCCGTCATCACCGGCGGCCCGAGCGCGACCCCGACATTGCCGCCCAGCGAGAACCACGAGAGCGCCGTGGCCCGGCGATCCCCGGCCACGCTGGCCGCCGTCCGATAGCCCTCCGGATGGTACGCGGCCACGCCGAGCCCCATGACGATGACGAGCAGGAGCAGCGTGCCGTACCCCGGCGCCACGCCGATGAGGCCGAGGCCCACGCCGGTCACGAGCACGGACACGGGCAGCAGCCAGCGCCGCGCGGTGCGGTCCGAGAGATAGCCGAAGACCGGCTGCACGATCGACGAGGCGATGGTGGCGGCGAGCACGATCATGCCGGCCTGCGCGTACGACAGCGCATGGGCCGCCTTGAGGAACGGCAGGATCGCGGGCAGCGAGCCCTGATTCACGTCGACCACCAGATGCCCCAGGGCCAGGAGCCCGATCAGCTTGGCGTTGGGCCGGACACGCTCGGTATCGACGGCGAGGGTCGGCACGGCAGGCCCCAGCAGGGCCGCCGGCTTCGAATCAGCCATGACTCAGCAATGGTACACTAACCTCCGCGATGGACCCACCGTCGGCCACCCCGCCGACGTCAGTGACGATCCGCGAGCTCGGTCACGTCTCGCTCTTCGTCCGCGATCTGGAAGCCTCGCGGCGGTTCTATCACGGGATCCTGGGGCTCGCCGAGACCGGCACCGGCAAGGGCGGGCGCATCGTCTTCTTCTCGGCGGGCCGTCATCACCACGACCTGTCCTGCGAGCTGGCGCGTGCCGAGGGGCCGGGCCCGCAGCCCAAGGGCGTCCCCGGCCTCTACCACATCGCCTTCGAGATCGGCGGGAGCCGCGAGGCGCTGGGCACGGCCCGACGCCACGTCGAGGCCCACGGGCTCACGCCGTTCGGCGAGACGGACACCTCGTTCAGCGTGCGCGACCCCGATGGTCACGAGATCGAGCTCTACGTCGATCTCCGCGGCCTCAAGTGAGGCGCCGGCGCAGCCAGGCCGACCCCGCCCGCGAACACCGGGCGGACCTGCGGCACCACGGCGTAGAGCAGCACTTGCCAGCGGCGAGCCCTCCAGCACGCGCGGCGGTGGGGACTATTGCCCTTCAGGTCGGCGATCGACTTGAGGCGATCGTTGCCGGCGTGGTCGGCGGGTCGGGCACGAGGTCGCGGTTCTCGTCGCAGTAGAGCGTGTCGAGCTTGCCCCCGTGGTGGGCGCACGGCTCGGCGCTGAGGGCAGTGGCGACAATGGCCAGGAGAAGGGCAGCCAGCAGCACGAGGACGAGGCCGAGGCTACGATGGGTCATCGCGCGTTTCCTTCGCGGGTACTGTCGTGGGGGGCACGGCACGGGTCAAGGCGCGCGGCGCTCAGGCGCCGAAAGCGTCGAGGCCGGTAATGTCGCGACCGATGATGAGCGTGTGGATGTCGTGGGTGCCCTCGTACGTCTTGACCGTCTCCAGATTCATCATGTGCCGGATCACCGGGTGCTCGTCGATGATCCCGGCGGCGCCCAGGACGTCCCGGGCCCGCCGGGCCGTCTCCAGCGCCATCGCCACGTTGTTCATCTTGGCCATGGAGACCTGCTGGGGCCGGAGCTGTCCCTGCTCCTTGAGCCGCCCCAGCTGCAGGGCGAGGAGCTGGGCCTTCGTGATCTCGGTGATCATCCACACCAGCTTCTGCTGCACGAGCTGGAAGGAGCCGATCGGCTTGTTGAACTGCACGCGCTGCTGGGCGTACTGCAGCGTCCAGTCATAGCAGGCCATGGCGGCGCCGATGGCGCCCCAGGCGATTCCGTAGCGAGCCTGATTCAGGCACGACAGCGGGCCCTTGAGCCCCTTCACGCCGGGCAGCTTGTTCTCCAGCGGGATCGCGCAGTCCTGGAAGGCGAGCTCGGAGGTGATCGAGGCCCGCATCGAGAACTTGCCGTGGATGTCGAGGGTGGAATAGCCGGGTGTCCCCCGCTCCACCAGATAGCCGTAGATCTCGCCGTCGTCCTCCTTGGCCCACACCACGGCCACGTCGGCGATCGAGCCGTTGGTGATCCAGAGCTTCGTGCCCTGCAGCACGTAGCGATCGCCCCGGCGGCGGGCCCGCGTCTTCATGCCGCCCGGATCGGAGCCGTGATCCGGCTCGGTGAGGCCGAAGCAGCCGATCTTCTCGCCCCGGGCCATGGCCGGCAGCCACCGCTCCTTCTGCGCCTCGCTCCCGTAGCTCCAGATCGGGTACATGACGAGGCCGCTCTGCACGGAGGCGCAGGAGCGGAGCCCCGAGTCGCCCCGCTCGAGCTCCTGCATGATCAGGCCGTAGGCCACGTGGCTGAGGCCCGCGCAGCCGTAGCCTTTGAGGGTGGCGCCGAAGACCCCCAGCTCCCCCAGCTTCGGGATCAGCTCGACGGGGAACGTGCCGGCGCGGTGGTGCTCGGTCACACGGGGCAAGAACTCCGTCTCCACCCAGTCCCGGACGGCGTCGCGCACCATGCGCTCCTCTTCGCTGTACAGCGCCTCGACCCCGTAATAGTCGACGCCGCGAAACTTCTCCATCGCTGGCTCCTAGAGGCGGATGGGGTTGAAGTCGGTCCGGTAGTCGAAGGTATCCACGCCCTCGGCCGATTTCAACCAGCCCACCACCGTATACGTGAGCGGCGTGGCCGCCGCCTCGTAGAGGACTTTGACGCCCCACTGGCCGGCCACGATCGTCGGCAGCAGGCCCGCCGGCACCGTGCCGGCGAAGGCCAGGGTGATGAACACGGTCGAGTCCAGGGCCTGGCCCACAACGGTGGACCCGATGGTCCGGAGCCACAGCCAGCGGCCGCCGGTGGCGACCTTGAGCTTGGCCAGCACGAAGGCGTTGGCGAACTCGCCGACCAGATAGGCGGCGAAGGAGGCGACCAGGATGCGCGGGGACTGCCCGAGGATCTCCCGGTACGCGGCCTGGCCATGCCAGAACGGGGCGGGCGGGATCGCGCCGCCGATCCAGATGGCCGCGACCATGAGGGCGTTGGCGGCGAAGCCGAGCCAGATGACCCGGCGAGCCGCCGCGTAGCCCCAGACCTCGGTCAGCACGTCGGCCAGGATGTAGGAGAGCGGGAACACGATGATGGCGACGGGCAAGACGACGCCGGCCACCGTGATGAGCTTGGCCGCGATGATGTTGGCGGTGAGCAGACAGCTCACGAAGAACACCGCGCAGGCGGTGAAGCGCCAGCTCATCGCGCCCGATTGTACTGCTTCAGGTACTGGCGGAAGCTGGCGCGGAGATAGGCCGCGGCCAGCGTCTCGGCATCTCGGGCCTCCGCCTGGCGCCCGCGGGTCCGCAGCACGGCGGCGTAGGAGCCCAGACGCTGCGCCGGATCGAATCGCACGGCGCCGCCGCTGCGGGGAAACTTCTCGACCAGGTCGAGCACCTCGGCCGCGCCGGCCTTCCGGCCCAGCTCTCTGAGGAGTGCCGCATAGCGCTGCAGCGCCGCGACGACGTGGGCCGTGGGGTCCCGCGCGACGAAGATCAGACTCGTCAGGAACGGCTCCACCTCGCTGTCGATCGCCGACTGCCAGGCGCCGCCGAGAAACCGCTGGGAGTACCCGACGTCGATCACTCTTGCCGGCGGCACGCCGAGCAGATGGGGGTGGACGCAGCGGACGCCTCGAGCCCCCAGCGCGAAGGCCTCGCCCTCGAATCCCGGAACGCCCTGATCGCGGGCGGCGACCCGGTAGCGAACACAGTCCGCTCCGAGCCAGGCCGCTTCGGAGATGTCCAGCTCGGCCAGGCTGAAGCGGGGAGCCTCCCACTCCCGGCGCAGCCCGGCGGTCAGCTGCCGGACGACAGTCTCGCGGTCCGTGCTCGGCAGCTCGGCGTCCACGGCCCCGGCCAGGGCCAGGGCGGTGTGCACAGCGCCCGGTGCGGTCGCGGACTTCGCGAACACGACGTCCTGACTCCGGCCCTGCCGGGAGACGTTCCTGGTCCAGCCCTCCCCGCGCGGCGGGACGATCAGGAAGCCCGAGAGCTCCTCGTAGCCCTGTCTGGCCAGACAGGATGCCAGCAGATGATCGACGAGGCCGTCGATCAGCGCGGTGAGCTCCTCGTCGGTCGAGTACTTGACGAGCTGGCGCCCCTGCGGCCGCGTGACGATCCGGCGCCCGCGCCGGTCGACGACGAAGTCGCGGCCGAGGGCGGTCTGCGTCGCCGCCACGCACTCGCGGCGATCGCGCTCGGCGCGGACGGGACTGCTCTCGACGCCTCCCTCGGGCACCTCCGGTACGGTCACGCAGCCGCCCACCACCGCCAGCAGCCCCACGAGGGCGATCGCCCTCCAGCGCCACAGGAGCCGCGCCCGGGGAGGAGAGGAGGAGCACGGAGGTCGGGCGCGGCGCGAACGGGGATGAGAGGAGGGGGTCGGTCGTCGGGCGCGGCGCGAACGGGGAGGAGAGGAGGGGGACGGTCGTCGGGCGCGGCGCGAACGGGGAGGATCCGGAGGGGGCGTCCCGCCCCCTCCGTTATACATTAGTCGCGATCGCAGGCGGCTCGTCGGCAAGGGCCCGTTCCAGCGCCCGGGCCAGCTCGGCATCGTGCTCGTGCGTGGTCGCGAAGATGCGGCACTGGGCGACCTTGCCCGGCAGATATTTCAGGATCTCGGTCAGCGGCTCGGCGGCCACTTCGTTCTTTCCCGCGTCGTAGACGTAGATCTGCCGGTCGCCCATCTTGAGCGGATTGAGCGGGCGCGGATCCTGCAGCGCCATGTCGATCCGGAACGGCACGGTCTTGAGCCCGGCCGGCAGATAGGCGCGCACCCGGCGCTCGACCGTCTCCACGTCGAGGAAGGCCTGCCCCCGCTTGGGCTCGAAGACGTCCAGCACCACCTCGTGCGACATCCGCCACTTGAGCTGGCGGTCGAGGATCTTGCGCCACTCCAGCCCCAGCGCCCGTCGATCGGGCTCCTCGGCGTCGTGCCAGCGCCCGACCTCTTCCAGCAACGTCCACTCCGTGAGGTGCAGGTAGGGATGCAGCTCCTTGCGGAGGTCGTAGGGGAAGGCCTGCCGCATCGTGTCCCGGAAGATCTCCTTGAGGTGCAGGTCGATCCCCCGCGTCGTGCGGTGGTAATAGACGTTCGTGTACATGTAGTAGCGGGCGTTCAGGAACATGATGAAGGCGCCCAGTCCGCTCCGGTCCAGCGTCAGGCCCTTCTCGGAAAAGAACGCGTAGTAGATGATGCGCTCGATGTCGATGGGGCCGACCGCCACCCCGCACATGTAGGCGTCGCGCAGGACATAGTCCATGTTGTCCGCGGTGAAGACGCCGCTCAGCAGGGGCTTGAGGAAGGGCAGCCAGCGGGGATGCGACTCCAGCGGGTGCGTATAGGCCTTGCCCATCAGATAGCAGATCCACTCGGGGTCGATGGCCTCGCCGGCCTGGAAGGCGCCGCTGGGGCTCCGGCGCAGGCTGCGGATCTGCTCGGCAAGCTCTTCGCGGATGATCCGCTGCCCCACCAGCTCGTGGGTGAGCTCGTAGTCGATCAGGAAATTGTCGTCGAAGAAGTGGCCGAAGGGGCCGTGGCCGACGTCGTGCAGCAGGCCGGCCATGCGCAGCAGCTCCTCCACCAGGGGCGCCGACGGCGCGTCGGGGAAGATGGCGCGCAGCGAGGGATCGAGCTGATGGGCCAGGCGTCCGGCCAGGTGCATGACGCCCAGCGAGTGCTGAAAGCGGCTGTGCTCGGCGGCCGGGAACACCCAGCGGGCCGATTGCAGCTGGGGGATGCGGCGCAGCCGCTGCACCCAGGGCGTGTCGATCACGTCCTGCTCGGTGGCCTCGCCGGGGATGCCGCCGGGCCGCGTGTAGAGGATGTACTGGTGGATGGGGTCGGCGATGAGCCCGCGGCCCTGATAAGTGTCGGCGGCGCCCTTCATCCTGTCTGGATTATCTAGCGGGGTGGCGGGCGCAGCAACCGGTAGCGATCCATCGAGGCCACGGCGATGACGTGCAGCCCCGGGCCCCGCTGCACGGCGATGCGGATGACGTCCCCGGCCTGGCCCCGCCACAGCACGTGATAGAAGTGCTCCTGCGACTCGACCGTGATGCCGTTTATGCTCACGATGCGGTCGCCCTTGCGGAAGCCGGCGCCGGCCGCCGGCCCCACCGGAGCCACCCCCTCCACGATGACGCCGGCCTCGGTCGCCGCCGTGTAGAGGCCGAGCCAGGGCCGGGGCCGGCGGCTCGCCACCCGGCCGACGGCGATCAGCTCGTCCTTGATGGGCACGAACTTCTCGATGGGAATGGCGAGGTTGACGTAGGGGGCCTTGCCGATTCGCAGCGAGGCGATGCCGATCACCCGGCCGCCGGCGTCGACCACCGCGCTGCCGCCCCAGGACGGGCTGGCCGGCGCGACCAGCAGGGCCCGATCGAGCATGTACTCCCAGAAGCTGGAGAACCGGCGGATGCTCTCCAGGGCACCGGTCACGTACACGAGCTCGTTGTGCTCGTCCACGCCCACGGTGCCTGTCGGCATCCCCGGCGTGGCGTCGCGGGACTCGCCCAGGGTCGCGGCCGGCCAGGGCCCCGCACCCTCGAGCTTCACGACGCCGAGCCCGGACTCGAGGTCGAGGCCGACCAGACGGGCCGGCACCTTGCGGCCGTCCCGCAGGACGCCCTCGATCCTCAGGGTGTCGAGCAGGACGTAGCTCACGGTGACGACATAGCCGTCGCGGTCGAAGATCACCCCGCTGCCGAAGCGCTGGCTGCCCAGGCGAGCGCTGGAAGCCGCGGTCTCATCGGCGAGGACCCGCAGGCCCACGATCGAGGGCTCCACCCGCTTCACGTACGACGGCTCCGCAGGGAGCGCCGCCGGATGGGTGCGCGGCTCGTGCGGCCGGGGCACCGCCTCGGCGATTGCCACCGCTGCCAGCACGACTGCAAGCGTGACCGTCAGGCCTCGTGCCATGCGCCCCTCCTCGATCGTCTCGCTCAGCGGTTGCCGTACTGCTGCTGGTAGTACGCCGCGAACGCGCCGGACTTGAGCGGCCGCCACCAGGCCTCGTGCTCCCGGTACCAGCCCACGGTGGCCGCCAGCCCGTCCAGGAACCGGTGGCGCGGCGCCCAGCCGAGCCGGCCCATCTTCGTCCAGTCGAGCGAATAGCGCCGGTCGTGGCCCGGCCGGTCCGTCACCGGCCTCACGAGGGATGCGGGCTTGCCCGTGAGCGTGAGAATCTCCCGCGTGAGCGCCAGGTTCTCGAGCTCGTGGCCGCCACCCACGTTGTAGACCTCCCCTTCGACCCCCCGCCGGAGCACCAGGTCGATCGCCTCGCAGTTGTCGAGCACGTAGAGCCAGTCCCGCACGTTGCGTCCGTCGCCGTAGAGCGGCAACGGCTGATCGTCCAGCGCGTTCGTGATGAACAGGGGAATGACCTTCTCGGGGTACTGGTAGGGCCCGTAGTTGTTCGACGAGCGGGTGATGACCACGGGCAGCCGGTGCGTCCGCCAGTAGGACAGAGCCAGCAGGTCGGCGCCGGCCTTGGCGGCCGAGTACGGATTGGACGGCCGCAGCGGATCGCTCTCGCTCGCCGAGCCGGTGGCGACGCTGCCGTAGACCTCGTCGGTGCTGATCTGCACGAACCGCCCGACGCCCAGCTCCCGGACGGCCTCCAGCAGCGTAAACACCCCGAAGACGTCGGTTCGGAGAAAGGCGTCGGCCTCCAGCAGGGAGCGGTCGACATGCGATTCCGCCGCGAAATTGACGACGGCGTCGACGCCGCGCAGGACGTCCCGCACGAGCTTGCCGTCGCAGATGTCCCCATGCACGAAACGGTAGCGGGGGTCGCCGGCCACGTCGGCGAGGTTCTGGAGGTTGCCGGCGTAGGTCAGCTTGTCCAGGTTGACGACAGAGTCCTCGGCGTGGGCGGCGAGAACGTGACGGATGAAGTTCGACCCGATGAACCCGGCCCCCCCGGTGACGAGCAGCCTCACCTTACCCCCGCGTCACGTCCTGCCGAGGCAGCGGCCCCTGGCGGCACATCCGCCCCACGAGCCGGGCGGGCCGGCGCCGCCTCATCCCCGCGTGACGTCCCAGACGTCGGCGCCCAGATAGTCCCAGGGCAGCCGCCCCTCGTCCGATTCTGCCGGCTCGGCCGTGAACTGGACGTCGACGAAATAGATGATGCGGCCGACGGCGACGCCCAGGTTGCGCACCCCATGGGCCACGCCGGGCGGAATGCGGACCAGCCGGGAGCTGCCGTCGCCGAGCATGAGCCGCATGCGCGCGCCTTCGGTGGGCGATCCCTTCCGGACGTCCACCAGGACCAGCAGCAGGCGATCGGAGGGGGGCACGTACCACACGTCGGTCTGGCGGACGTGCAGGTGGAAGGCCTTGATCACGCCCGGCTCGACTTCGCTGTAGTTGACCTGGCGGAGGGTGAAGCCGGCCGGGCTCTCGGTCCGCCCCTCGTTCAGCCGGGCCAGCTCGGTGAGGGCGCCGCCATCGTCGTGGTGGCGGGCGAGGTCCACGATCTCCACGCCCTCGATGCGGGGCGCCGCCGCGTAGGACTGGGTCTTGAACGCGCGCTTGGCGTCCGGGCTCAGCTCCACCGCGCAATCCTAGCACGCCCGAGGAACAATTCGCGTCAGCGCGCGCCTTCGATCAGGCGCAGCAGGTACTGGCCGTAGGAATTGCCGCGCATGGGCTCGGCGATGCGCCGGAGGTCCTCGGCGGTGATGTGGCCCATGGCGTAGGCGATCTCCTCGACGCAGGCGACCATGAGGCCCTGCCGCTCCTCCAGGGTCTGGATGAAGCTCGAGGCCTGCAGCAGCGCCTCGTGGGTGCCGGTGTCGAGCCAGGCGATCCCCCGCCCCAGCTTGTCCACGTGCAGGCGGCCGGCCCGCAGGTAGGCGAGATTGACGTCGGTGATCTCCAGCTCGCCGCGCGCCGACGGCTTGAGCCCGGCCGCGATCTCGACGACGTCGTTGTCGTAGAAGTAGAGCCCGGTGACCGCCCAGTTGGAGCGGGGCCGCTGCGGCTTCTCCTCGAGATCCACAGGACGATCCGCCGCGTCGAACTCCACGACGCCGTAGCGCTCGGGGTCGCGCACCCAGTAGGCGAAGATCGTGGCCCCTCGCGGCCGGCCCGCCGCCCGCCGCAGGTAGTCCGGAAAGCCGTGGCCGTAGAAGATGTTGTCCCCGAGGGCCAGCGCCACCGCCGCGTCGGCGATGAACTCGCGCCCGATCAGGAATGCCTGGGCCAGGCCGTCGGGGCTCGGCTGCGCCGCGTACTGGATGCTCAGGCCCAGGTGCCGGCCGTCGCCGAGCAGGCGCCGGAAGGCCTCCTGATCTTGCGGCGTCGTGATGACGAGGATCTCCCGGATGCCGGCCAGCATCAAACTGGAGAGCGGGTAGTAGATCATCGGCTTGTTGTAGACGGGCACGAGCTGCTTGGACATCGCGAGCGTGAGGGGGTAGAGGCGGGTCCCGGAGCCGCCGGCGAGGATGATGCCCTTCACGACGCCTCGACTATAGCAGGCCCGCCCGTGTAGACCCCGACCGGAAATGGGGTACTATTCAGGCATGAAGACGTTGAAGGAGATGATCGCCGAGGCCCGTCAGGTGGTCCCCGAGGAGGGGCCCGACCAGCTCCAGCGCCGGCTCAAGTCCGGCGAGCCCCTGGCGGTCATCGACGTGCGCGATCCCGACGAGTACCGCGACGGCCACATCGAGGGCGCGACCAACATCAGCCGCGGGTTCCTGGAGTTCCGGGTCCCCGGCACCGTCCCCGATCCGACCACCCCCGTCGTCCTCTACTGCCAGACCGGGCTGCGCTCCGTGCTGGCCGGCAAGGCGCTCAAGGAGCTCGGCTACCAGCACGTGATCAACCTGCAGGGCGGCTACCAGAAGTGGGCGCAGTCGGGCCTGGCCACGGTGCGGGAGGTGCCGCTCAACCCCGACCAGATCCAGCGCTACAGCCGGCACTTCCTCCTCAACCAGATCGGCGAGAAGGGTCAGCACCGCCTGCTGCGCTCCAGGGTGCTCCTCATCGGCGCCGGCGGGCTGGGCTCGCCCACCGCGCTCTACCTGGCCGCGGCCGGTGTGGGTACGCTCGGCGTCATGGACGGCGACGTGGTCGACATCACGAATCTACAGAGGCAGATCCTGCACACCACCGCCGACATCGGCAAGCCCAAGGTCGAGTCGGCCACGCGCACGCTGCAGGCGCTGAACCCCGACGTCAAGGTGATCGCCCTGCCGACCCGGATCACGGTCGACAACGTGATGGACATCATCAAGGACTACGACCTGATCGTGGACGGCTCGGACAACTTCGAGACCCGGTACCTCGTCAACGACGCCTGCTATCTGGGCGGCAAGACGAACGTGCACGGCTCGATCTTCCAGTTCGAGGGCATGGCCACCGTCTTCGCCCCCAACCAGGGGCCGTGCTACCGGTGCCTGTACCCCACGCCGCCGCCCCCCGGCCTGGTGCCCTCCTGAAGCGAGGCTGGGGTCCTGGGCGTGCTCCCAGGCGTGATCGGAACGATCCAGGCGACGGAGGCGGTCAAGGTCCTGCTCGGCATCGGCGAGACGCTGATCGGGCGCCTGCTCACCTACGACGCCCTCGGCATGCGTTTCCGCGAGGTGAAGCTGCGGCGCGATCCGAACTGCCCGCTCTGCGGCAGCTCGCCGACGATCAAGGACCTGTCGATCCACATGAGCGGCGGGGCCACGTGCGAGGTCTCGCCGAACGGCCACGCCGAGCCCGCCGGCACCCCCGCCGCCCGCCCGGGCGGTTGATCGTCACCTGTACACGCTGCGGCTGAGCGAGGATC containing:
- a CDS encoding S1C family serine protease, which codes for MARGLTVTLAVVLAAVAIAEAVPRPHEPRTHPAALPAEPSYVKRVEPSIVGLRVLADETAASSARLGSQRFGSGVIFDRDGYVVTVSYVLLDTLRIEGVLRDGRKVPARLVGLDLESGLGVVKLEGAGPWPAATLGESRDATPGMPTGTVGVDEHNELVYVTGALESIRRFSSFWEYMLDRALLVAPASPSWGGSAVVDAGGRVIGIASLRIGKAPYVNLAIPIEKFVPIKDELIAVGRVASRRPRPWLGLYTAATEAGVIVEGVAPVGPAAGAGFRKGDRIVSINGITVESQEHFYHVLWRGQAGDVIRIAVQRGPGLHVIAVASMDRYRLLRPPPR
- a CDS encoding MFS transporter, with product MADSKPAALLGPAVPTLAVDTERVRPNAKLIGLLALGHLVVDVNQGSLPAILPFLKAAHALSYAQAGMIVLAATIASSIVQPVFGYLSDRTARRWLLPVSVLVTGVGLGLIGVAPGYGTLLLLVIVMGLGVAAYHPEGYRTAASVAGDRRATALSWFSLGGNVGVALGPPVMTALLAGMGLAGSLGMLVPTAAMGALLVAALPVLGRPAAGAAGATRAVRTGIDMPQAMALLMLMVTIRSWAQLGFITFVPFYYIDYLGADPRLVGPLLFVFLGAGALGTVIAGPLADRWGPRPLMRWALLVAAPLGALFLVSRGISAFVALGLFGAALVSSFTVSVVLGQAYLPRHAGMAAGLIVGLAIGAGGLGVALLGVIADHWGLPAVLWTCALMPLAAFGVTLALPAPRHGQ
- a CDS encoding VOC family protein — translated: MDPPSATPPTSVTIRELGHVSLFVRDLEASRRFYHGILGLAETGTGKGGRIVFFSAGRHHHDLSCELARAEGPGPQPKGVPGLYHIAFEIGGSREALGTARRHVEAHGLTPFGETDTSFSVRDPDGHEIELYVDLRGLK
- a CDS encoding acyl-CoA dehydrogenase family protein, with translation MEKFRGVDYYGVEALYSEEERMVRDAVRDWVETEFLPRVTEHHRAGTFPVELIPKLGELGVFGATLKGYGCAGLSHVAYGLIMQELERGDSGLRSCASVQSGLVMYPIWSYGSEAQKERWLPAMARGEKIGCFGLTEPDHGSDPGGMKTRARRRGDRYVLQGTKLWITNGSIADVAVVWAKEDDGEIYGYLVERGTPGYSTLDIHGKFSMRASITSELAFQDCAIPLENKLPGVKGLKGPLSCLNQARYGIAWGAIGAAMACYDWTLQYAQQRVQFNKPIGSFQLVQQKLVWMITEITKAQLLALQLGRLKEQGQLRPQQVSMAKMNNVAMALETARRARDVLGAAGIIDEHPVIRHMMNLETVKTYEGTHDIHTLIIGRDITGLDAFGA
- the rfbB gene encoding dTDP-glucose 4,6-dehydratase codes for the protein MRLLVTGGAGFIGSNFIRHVLAAHAEDSVVNLDKLTYAGNLQNLADVAGDPRYRFVHGDICDGKLVRDVLRGVDAVVNFAAESHVDRSLLEADAFLRTDVFGVFTLLEAVRELGVGRFVQISTDEVYGSVATGSASESDPLRPSNPYSAAKAGADLLALSYWRTHRLPVVITRSSNNYGPYQYPEKVIPLFITNALDDQPLPLYGDGRNVRDWLYVLDNCEAIDLVLRRGVEGEVYNVGGGHELENLALTREILTLTGKPASLVRPVTDRPGHDRRYSLDWTKMGRLGWAPRHRFLDGLAATVGWYREHEAWWRPLKSGAFAAYYQQQYGNR
- a CDS encoding dTDP-4-dehydrorhamnose 3,5-epimerase family protein encodes the protein MELSPDAKRAFKTQSYAAAPRIEGVEIVDLARHHDDGGALTELARLNEGRTESPAGFTLRQVNYSEVEPGVIKAFHLHVRQTDVWYVPPSDRLLLVLVDVRKGSPTEGARMRLMLGDGSSRLVRIPPGVAHGVRNLGVAVGRIIYFVDVQFTAEPAESDEGRLPWDYLGADVWDVTRG
- the rfbA gene encoding glucose-1-phosphate thymidylyltransferase RfbA gives rise to the protein MKGIILAGGSGTRLYPLTLAMSKQLVPVYNKPMIYYPLSSLMLAGIREILVITTPQDQEAFRRLLGDGRHLGLSIQYAAQPSPDGLAQAFLIGREFIADAAVALALGDNIFYGHGFPDYLRRAAGRPRGATIFAYWVRDPERYGVVEFDAADRPVDLEEKPQRPRSNWAVTGLYFYDNDVVEIAAGLKPSARGELEITDVNLAYLRAGRLHVDKLGRGIAWLDTGTHEALLQASSFIQTLEERQGLMVACVEEIAYAMGHITAEDLRRIAEPMRGNSYGQYLLRLIEGAR
- a CDS encoding queuosine precursor transporter, encoding MSWRFTACAVFFVSCLLTANIIAAKLITVAGVVLPVAIIVFPLSYILADVLTEVWGYAAARRVIWLGFAANALMVAAIWIGGAIPPAPFWHGQAAYREILGQSPRILVASFAAYLVGEFANAFVLAKLKVATGGRWLWLRTIGSTVVGQALDSTVFITLAFAGTVPAGLLPTIVAGQWGVKVLYEAAATPLTYTVVGWLKSAEGVDTFDYRTDFNPIRL
- the moeB gene encoding molybdopterin-synthase adenylyltransferase MoeB gives rise to the protein MIAEARQVVPEEGPDQLQRRLKSGEPLAVIDVRDPDEYRDGHIEGATNISRGFLEFRVPGTVPDPTTPVVLYCQTGLRSVLAGKALKELGYQHVINLQGGYQKWAQSGLATVREVPLNPDQIQRYSRHFLLNQIGEKGQHRLLRSRVLLIGAGGLGSPTALYLAAAGVGTLGVMDGDVVDITNLQRQILHTTADIGKPKVESATRTLQALNPDVKVIALPTRITVDNVMDIIKDYDLIVDGSDNFETRYLVNDACYLGGKTNVHGSIFQFEGMATVFAPNQGPCYRCLYPTPPPPGLVPSUSEAGVLGVLPGVIGTIQATEAVKVLLGIGETLIGRLLTYDALGMRFREVKLRRDPNCPLCGSSPTIKDLSIHMSGGATCEVSPNGHAEPAGTPAARPGG
- a CDS encoding HD domain-containing protein; translated protein: MKGAADTYQGRGLIADPIHQYILYTRPGGIPGEATEQDVIDTPWVQRLRRIPQLQSARWVFPAAEHSRFQHSLGVMHLAGRLAHQLDPSLRAIFPDAPSAPLVEELLRMAGLLHDVGHGPFGHFFDDNFLIDYELTHELVGQRIIREELAEQIRSLRRSPSGAFQAGEAIDPEWICYLMGKAYTHPLESHPRWLPFLKPLLSGVFTADNMDYVLRDAYMCGVAVGPIDIERIIYYAFFSEKGLTLDRSGLGAFIMFLNARYYMYTNVYYHRTTRGIDLHLKEIFRDTMRQAFPYDLRKELHPYLHLTEWTLLEEVGRWHDAEEPDRRALGLEWRKILDRQLKWRMSHEVVLDVFEPKRGQAFLDVETVERRVRAYLPAGLKTVPFRIDMALQDPRPLNPLKMGDRQIYVYDAGKNEVAAEPLTEILKYLPGKVAQCRIFATTHEHDAELARALERALADEPPAIATNV